In one window of Mytilus trossulus isolate FHL-02 chromosome 7, PNRI_Mtr1.1.1.hap1, whole genome shotgun sequence DNA:
- the LOC134725414 gene encoding zinc finger protein 708-like, with protein sequence MDRTEPLKFRLKHRKSIDQAQTNTSYKCGECGFNFGAKKDLQKHLSKHREENSLILESSLPKLSNCGAKVYECDICDRIFSEKVYLKLHTRIHKGFKPYKCPDCDGRYNDCIELQNHRKLHTYIEKTKTSTKPLKEKKTSTSKEIKLKSTNDNEMMYKCKCGRRYSNLVKYKSHVLSHKDNPTDLKCYLCEATFSRRRALQLHLNEHAKEDHTEVYKCDKCDQRYFSKWWFDKHNCSYVESKCPECGKTFKDKFRLRNHMIFHSNKKPFLCQVCKKSFHLKHQLIVHERIHTGERPLSCNLCGKSFNQLNVLKRHVLNIHTNHRSKKCPLCDKGFNSADQLKSHMIVHNPEPVLCSFCGKCFKAVVHLKNHVKRCRLNPKQNTSLITLGE encoded by the coding sequence ATGGATAGAACTGAACCTTTAAAGTTTCGTCTCAAACACAGGAAATCAATTGATCAAGCCCAAACAAATACCTCATACAAATGTGGGGAGTGCGGATTTAACTTCGGTGCAAAAAAAGATTTGcaaaaacatttatctaaaCATAGGGAGGAAAATTCATTAATTCTAGAAAGCTCCTTACCAAAACTAAGTAATTGTGGAGCAAAAGTGTACGAATGTGATATATGCGACAGGATATTCAGCGAAAAAGTTTACCTTAAATTACATACCAGAATACATAAAGGATTCAAGCCATACAAATGTCCAGATTGTGATGGGAGATATAACGATTGCATCGAATTACAAAATCATCGTAAGTTGCATACTTATATTGAAAAAACTAAGACATCAACCAAAcctttaaaagaaaagaaaacatcaacctcaaaagaaataaaacttaaatcaaccaATGACAATGAGatgatgtacaaatgtaaatgTGGAAGACGATATTCAAACTTGGTAAAATATAAGTCCCATGTACTATCTCATAAGGACAATCCTACAGACTTAAAGTGCTATCTTTGTGAAGCTACTTTCAGCAGAAGACGAGCTTTACAACTGCATTTGAACGAACATGCTAAAGAAGACCATACAGAGGTGTACAAATGTGATAAATGTGACCAGAGATACTTTTCTAAATGGTGGTTTGATAAGCATAATTGTTCATATGTAGAAAGTAAATGCCCAGAATGTGGAAAAACGTTTAAAGATAAGTTTCGTTTGAGAAATCATATGATTTTTCACTCAAACAAGAAGCCGTTTCTTTGTCAAGTTTGTAAGAAGAGTTTCCACTTGAAGCATCAATTAATAGTGCACGAACGGATACATACTGGAGAACGTCCATTGTCATGTAACTTGTGTGGTAAAAGTTTCAATCAGCTAAACGTGTTAAAACGACATGTCCTTAACATACATACAAATCATAGATCTAAGAAATGCCCCCTCTGCGACAAAGGGTTCAATAGTGCTGATCAGTTAAAGAGTCATATGATAGTCCACAATCCTGAACCAGTTTTATGTTCATTTTGTGGGAAATGCTTTAAAGCTGTAGTGCATTTGAAAAATCATGTAAAGAGATGTAGACTTAATCCAAAACAAAACACGAGTCTAATCACTTTAGGAGAATAG